One genomic segment of Brassica napus cultivar Da-Ae chromosome A3, Da-Ae, whole genome shotgun sequence includes these proteins:
- the LOC106396627 gene encoding primary amine oxidase isoform X3 produces the protein METDETIVRRIVHRNVACFLIRESRPKVTLVARMATSVGNYDYTFDWEFQTDGLIRVTVAASGMLMVKGTPYENVDDLGDKEDDSGPLISENVIGVVHDHFITFHLDMDIDGPMNNSFVKVHLEKQRVQSGKSPRKSYLKVKKYVAKTEKDAQIKLSLYDPYEFHIVNPNRKSRLGNPAGYRIIPGGNAVSLLDHDDPPQIRGAFSNNQIWVTRYNRSEQFAGGVLVYQSHGDDTLQVWSDRDRSIENNDIVVWYTLGFHHIPCQEDYPVMPTVAASFELKPANFFESNPVIGVAPIFEKDLPVCRPFASS, from the exons ATGGAAACCGACGAAACTATCGTCCGTCGGATTGTCCATCGGAATGTagcatgttttctt ATAAGAGAGTCAAGGCCAAAAGTTACATTGGTCGCTCGGATGGCTACTTCAGTCGGAAACTACGACTATACTTTCGATTGGGAGTTTCAGACTGATGGTTTGATCCGCGTTACG GTCGCGGCTTCAGGTATGTTGATGGTGAAAGGGACACCTTACGAGAATGTAGATGACTTAGGTGATAAAGAGGATGATTCTGGACCGTTGATCTCTGAGAATGTGATTGGAGTCGTCCATGATCATTTCATAACGTTTCATCTAGACATGGACATTGATGGACCGATGAATAATTCGTTCGTTAAGGTTCATCTAGAGAAGCAAAGGGTTCAATCTGGAAAATCACCAAGAAAGAGTTACTTGAAGGTTAAGAAATATGTAGCCAAGACTGAGAAAGATGCCCAGATCAAATTGAGCCTCTATGACCCATATGAATTCCATATTGTGAACCCAAACCGTAAGTCTAGGTTAGGAAACCCGGCTGGTTACAGAATCATACCAGGTGGGAATGCGGTGAGTTTGCTCGATCACGATGATCCTCCTCAGATTCGCGGTGCATTCAGCAATAATCAG ATATGGGTAACTCGGTATAACCGGTCAGAGCAATTTGCTGGAGGAGTTCTAGTGTACCAGAGCCATGGCGATGACACACTACAAGTTTGGTCAGATAG GGATCGCTCGATCGAAAACAATGACATAGTGGTGTGGTACACACTGGGATTCCATCACATACCTTGCCAAGAAGATTATCCGGTTATGCCAACGGTAGCTGCTAGCTTTGAGCTTAAACCGGCTAATTTCTTTGAATCCAATCCGGTTATCGGTGTCGCGCCCATCTTTGAGAAAGATCTACCGGTCTGTAGACCGTTTGCTTCATCTTGA